One window from the genome of Lasioglossum baleicum chromosome 9, iyLasBale1, whole genome shotgun sequence encodes:
- the Rab23 gene encoding RAS oncogene family member Rab23 isoform X1 has protein sequence MREEELEISLKVVIVGNGAVGKSSMIQRFCKGTYTRDYKKTIGVDFLEREIEVDGEDVRLMLWDTAGQEEFDAITAAYYRGAHACVLAYSATDRDSFDAIPSWKQKVENECGEIPTVLVQNKMDLVDQCVIDPEEAERLGRALGCKLLRTSVKEDVGVMSVFRHLASRCLHEMRRCDDDYQDDLRLYSSGPRSPSVISAFSPNGSTCGRSTANGTIVLRPGTKAKNHKKRNFVKNACRLL, from the exons GTGGTGATAGTTGGTAACGGCGCCGTAGGGAAATCATCGATGATCCAGAGGTTTTGCAAGGGGACGTACACGAGGGACTACAAGAAGACGATCGGTGTCGATTTCCTCGAACGGGAGATCGA GGTGGACGGCGAGGACGTTAGACTGATGCTGTGGGATACCGCGGGCCAGGAGGAATTCGACGCAATCACCGCGGCTTATTATCGCGGCGCCCATGCCTGCGTCCTCGCTTATTCAGCCACTGACAGAGATTCCTTCGACGCCATTCCTTCGTGGAAGCAGAAG GTGGAGAACGAGTGCGGCGAGATTCCCACGGTCCTCGTGCAGAACAAGATGGATCTGGTCGACCAGTGCGTGATCGATCC GGAGGAGGCAGAGAGGCTAGGTCGGGCGCTCGGCTGTAAACTGCTCCGGACGTCCGTGAAAGAGGACGTCGGTGTCATGAGCGTCTTCCGGCACCTGGCGTCGCGATGTCTCCACGAGATGCGACGCTGCGACGACGATTATCAAGACGACCTAAGATTGTACTCGTCCGGCCCCAGGTCGCCTTCTGTAATAA GTGCTTTTAGTCCTAATGGATCGACGTGCGGCCGGAGTACGGCAAATGGTACGATTGTATTGCGGCCAGGAACCAAGGCAAAAAACCATAAGAAGAGGAATTTCGTGAAAAACGCGTGTAGGCTACTTTAA
- the Rab23 gene encoding RAS oncogene family member Rab23 isoform X2, whose protein sequence is MLITLRSECGRKNSRYRSRVDGEDVRLMLWDTAGQEEFDAITAAYYRGAHACVLAYSATDRDSFDAIPSWKQKVENECGEIPTVLVQNKMDLVDQCVIDPEEAERLGRALGCKLLRTSVKEDVGVMSVFRHLASRCLHEMRRCDDDYQDDLRLYSSGPRSPSVISAFSPNGSTCGRSTANGTIVLRPGTKAKNHKKRNFVKNACRLL, encoded by the exons GGTGGACGGCGAGGACGTTAGACTGATGCTGTGGGATACCGCGGGCCAGGAGGAATTCGACGCAATCACCGCGGCTTATTATCGCGGCGCCCATGCCTGCGTCCTCGCTTATTCAGCCACTGACAGAGATTCCTTCGACGCCATTCCTTCGTGGAAGCAGAAG GTGGAGAACGAGTGCGGCGAGATTCCCACGGTCCTCGTGCAGAACAAGATGGATCTGGTCGACCAGTGCGTGATCGATCC GGAGGAGGCAGAGAGGCTAGGTCGGGCGCTCGGCTGTAAACTGCTCCGGACGTCCGTGAAAGAGGACGTCGGTGTCATGAGCGTCTTCCGGCACCTGGCGTCGCGATGTCTCCACGAGATGCGACGCTGCGACGACGATTATCAAGACGACCTAAGATTGTACTCGTCCGGCCCCAGGTCGCCTTCTGTAATAA GTGCTTTTAGTCCTAATGGATCGACGTGCGGCCGGAGTACGGCAAATGGTACGATTGTATTGCGGCCAGGAACCAAGGCAAAAAACCATAAGAAGAGGAATTTCGTGAAAAACGCGTGTAGGCTACTTTAA